A region of the Nocardia nova SH22a genome:
CCGAATCGAGTTCGCCGTCCTCGGGATCATCGCCGGACTCGGTGTACTCCGGAGCGGGTGGCCAGTTGCGGCGCACCCGGTTACGCGGATCGGGCACCACCGCCAGCGCCGGGCGGCGCGGAGCCTGCTGTTCCGATTCGGCCGCCGGTGGCGCGGCGATCACGCCCGACGCACGGTCGGCCGCGTCGTGCGGCGCTCGCTCGCCGGTATCGCGGCCCTCGCCCCGGCCCGGTTCGGCCGAGCCGGCACGCGGCTCGTCGCGCGGGTCCTCGATCCGGTCACGGCCGGGGATCGGCGCCTGACGGGCCTCGCCGCGGGGACCGTCGTCTAGCCGGGGGTAGTCGGGGTGCCCTGGGCCGAAGGTCTCGCGCCCCGGCTTGCGCTCCTCGCGCTCCGGGCGGAGGTCGTCGCGCTCCGCATCGTCCCCGGGCCCGAACCCGCGGTCGTCACGCTCCGGATCGAGGTCGTCACGCTCGCTGGGGAATTCGTCGTCGAAGCCATCCGGATCGCGCTCGTCGAAGTCCTCGTACCGCTCGGCCGGACGCTCGTCGTAGTCGTCGAAACGCCGAGCCGCGGGGATGATCGCCTCGTCGTAGCGGTCGTCGAGATCCGGGCGCGGGCGATCGCCACCGGCCACCGGCGGCAGGACGTGCAGCAGCCCCGAAAGCCGCAGCACGGAGTCGATCGCGGACTCCCAATCCTTGGCCACGGCGCCGACCGGCAACATGCCCAGCGTCCAGTTGCCCTCACTCCACAACTGCTGCACCGAGTCGGGCAGCGTCTCGATGAAGTGCACCATGCGCTGATCCACGGCATGCCGGGCGATATCCGGATTGGTCGCGAACACCACCCGGTCACCGATCGCGCCGAGCAGTTCCAGATCGGCATCCTTGGGCGGGGAAGCGGTCTTCAGGCGCAGGTCGATATCGATGTCCGAACCGATCTGGCGACGCACCGCGACGAGCGTCGCGGCATCCTCCAGATCGAACAGGACGAACTTCTCGCCCTTGCGATTACCGGAGACCACATCGATCGCGGACAGATACCCCAGCTTGGCCATCGCACCCCGCCGCCACGTGGACGCCAGCGAAGGTTCGACCGAAACGTAGGTGTACCCCTGGGATTTGGCCCAGACCTGCCGTACGTGCCCGGTCCGCTGGCGCTGCACGCGATCGAAATACAGCAGTACGATCGCACCCACGAGTGCGATCGCCGCGAGGCCGAACCAGATTGCTGCCGTCATCGCCTCAGAGTCTAGTTGGTGGGGGGAAGAATGCTCGCCCCGCAGCGGCTGTGTTTATTGGCCTCCGCTTCGCTCCGGCGGGTTTCCCAGTGGAACTACCCCGGAAACGCTGACCGGGAAGAGGTGGAGAAGTGTCGGAGCCCAGAGTTCACGAAAACCAGAATCGGGGCGCGAAACGCACTCCCGGCAACCGCACCCCTACCGGGGCAATTGAGTCCCGATGATGATCTTCGCCATGATCGAACCGTCCTGGCCCTTGTCTCCCTGAACCACGACCATGTCCCCCGAATGCAGATCCGCCACGGTCCCCGACCCCGAGGCGATGACCTGGGTGTCCGCGTCGGTGTGGACGGTGACGGTGTCGCCGAGCAGGGACTGCAGGACGATGGTCGAGCCGTCGTTGCTGCTCACCGTGCCCATGGTCGCTCCGAGCCCGTCGATACCGCCCAGACCGGGCAGTTCGGGGAGGCTGGGCTGGGCGCCGCCGGAGGGTTGGGGTGGCACGACCGGTATGCGGGTGGGGACGGGGCCGCCGGTGGCCGCCTCGGTGGACGAGGAGTCGTTGTTACCGGCCAGCAGTAGACCTGCCGCGATGCCACCCAGCACCACCAGGACGAATACCGCGGCGGTCAGCAGAATCCAGAGTCCGGTCCGGCGGCGGGGCGGCTCGACGGGCAGGCCCGTGGGGCCGGTGGGTTCCCGCGGAGCGCCGGGGCCCGGGGCGCCGGGGCCGGTGCCGGGCGCGCCGTAGACCGGATATCCGGTCGACGGGCCGTATCCGGACTCGTAGGCGCCCCACTGGCTGTCGTAGGGCGGGAGTTCGCGGGTGGGGTTGGGGCCGGGCGGTTGTTCGAAGAACTGGCCCTGGTAGACGGGGTAGCCGGTGGGTGCACCGGATACCGCCGTCGGGTCACCGGGGCCGTGCTCGTAGGGCGTCGTGTGCTCGTACGGTCCGGGGTGGCCGTACGGCTTGGTGCTCTCGTACGGGTCCTGGCCCCGTCCGTAGGCTTCCGAGTACTCCGTCGTGTGCGTCGGCGTTTCGCCCGGATCACCGCCCGAGGCGCCGATCTTCTCTGTCGGCGTATCGGGCGAATCCGGCCGCTGCGCCCACGGGTCGCTCGGATTCGTCATGACCACCAGGGTAGGTGCAGATCGGCTCGGCTTCAGCGAAGTGCGACATCCAGGCGAATCGGGACGGACCGACCGGCCGGATACGCCGAGGCGCGGCATGCGATCCACTACACTCACATACCGCGCCTGCGCCGCATTCTGTTGTCCGGTCGTCACCGTCCGACGATCAGCCCGTCACCGTCCGGTGCGACATTGACCTTCACCAGATCACCGTCGGTGACCTCACCGGCCAGTAGTTCCTTGGCCAGCGAATCGCCGATGGCCTGCTGAATCAGCCTGCGCAGCGGCCGCGCACCGTAGACCGGGTCGTAGCCGCGTACCGCCAGCCAGAACCGGGCCGAATCGCTGACGTCCAGCTTCAGCCGCCGCTGCGACAGCCGCTTCTGCAACTGGGCCAACTGGATGTCGACGATGTTCTCGAGCTGTTCCTCGTTCAGCGGGGCGAACATGACCACATCGTCGAGGCGGTTGAGGAATTCCGGCTTGAACGCCGACCGGACGGCGTTCATCACGTGTTCCTTGTCCGCCCCGGCACCCAGGTTGGAGGTGAGGATGAGGATGGTGTTGCGGAAGTCCACCGTCCGGCCCTGACCGTCGGTGAGCCGCCCCTCGTCCAGAACCTGCAGCAGGATGTCGAACACATCCGGATGCGCCTTCTCGATCTCGTCGAACAGCACCACCGTGTACGGCCGCCGCCGCACCGCCTCGGTGAGCTGACCGCCCTGGTCGTAGCCGACATATCCGGGCGGGGCGCCGACCAGGCGAGCCACCGCGTGCTTCTCGGAGTACTCGCTCATGTCGATGCGGATCATGGCCCGTTCGTCGTCGAACAGGAAGTCCGCGAGGGCCTTGGCCAGCTCGGTCTTACCGACACCGGTCGGCCCGACGAACATGAACGAACCCGTCGGCCGGTTCGGATCGGCGACACCGGCGCGGGCGCGGCGCACCGCGTCCGACACCGCGGTGACGGCCTCGGTCTGCCCGACCACGCGACGGCCGAGTTCGGACTCCATGCGCAGCAGCTTCTGGGTCTCACCCTCGAGCATGCGCCCCACCGGAATTCCGGTCCAGGCCGAGACGACCTCGGCGATGTCGTCCGGTCCGACCTCCTCCTTGAGCATGACCTCGTCCTCGACGCTGCCGCCCGTCTTACCGGCGTTCTTCTCGGCCTCGGCGAGTTGCTTCTCCAGCTGCGGGATGCGGCCGTAGCGCAGTTCGGCGGCCTTGCCCAGGTCTCCGTCGCGTTCGGCGCGCTCGGATTCGCCGCGCAGCGACTCCAATTCCTCCTTGACGACCCGCACCGAGTCGATGGCCTGCTTCTCGTTCTGCCAGCGGGCCATCAGCTGGTTGAGCTTCTCGCGGTCGTCGGCCAGTTCCTGGCGCAACTTCTCGAGCCGCTGCTTGGAGGCGTCGTCGGTCTCCTTGGCGAGCGCGACCTCCTCGATCTCGAGCCGCCGCACGGCCCGCTCGACCTCGTCGATCTCTACCGGCCGCGAGTCGATCTCCATCCGCAGCCGCGAGGCCGATTCGTCGACCAGGTCGATCGCCTTGTCCGGCAGGAAGCGCGAGGTGATGTAGCGATCGCTCAGCGTCGCCGCCGCCACCAGGGCGGAGTCGGTGATCCGCACACCGTGGTGGACCTCGTAGCGTTCCTTGAGTCCGCGCAGGATGCCGATGGTGTCCTCGACCGACGGCTCCCCGACCAGAACCTGCTGGAACCGGCGTTCCAGGGCGGCGTCCTTCTCGATGTGCTGGCGGTATTCGTCCAGCGTCGTCGCACCGACCAGGCGCAGTTCACCGCGCGCCAGCATCGGCTTGATCATGTTGCCCGCGTCCATCGCCGATTCGCCGGTCGCGCCCGCGCCCACGATGGTGTGCAGTTCGTCGATGAAGGTGATGATCTGCCCGGCGCTGGACTTGATCTCCTCCAGCACCGCCTTGAGCCGCTCCTCGAACTCACCGCGATACTTGGCGCCGGCGACCATCGCACCGAGGTCGAGCGAGACCAGCGTCTTGCCGCGCAGTGATTCGGGAACGTCACCGGCGATGATGCGCTGGGCCAGCCCCTCCACGATGGCGGTCTTGCCGACGCCGGGCTCACCGATGAGCACCGGGTTGTTCTTGGTGCGGCGGCTGAGCACCTGCACCACGCGCCGGATCTCGGTGTCGCGGCCGATGACCGGATCGAGTTTGCCCTCGCGGGCGGCGGCGGTGAGATCGGTGGAGTACTTCTCCAGCGCCTGATACGTGCCCTCGGGATCGGCCGAGGTGACGCGGGTGTTGCCGCGCACGGTCGTGAACGCCTCGCGCAGTGCGTCCGCGGTCGCGCCGTACTTCAGCAGCAGCTGGGAGATGTCGGAATCGCCCTCGGCGAGGCCGACCACGACATGTTCGGTGGACACGTACTCGTCGCCGAGTTCGGTCGCCAGCCGCTGGGCGGCGGTGATCGCGGCCAGCGCCTCGCGGCCCAGCTGCGGCTGGGTGGTCGCACCGGTGGCGCGGGGCAGCCGGTCGACGATGTCCTGCGCCTCGCGGCGCACCACGGCCGGATCGACCGCGACCGCCTTCAGCAGCGGGGCGGCGATGCCGTCGGTCTGATCCAGCAGCGCCACCAGCAAGTGCGCCGGGCGAATCTCCGGATTCCCGGCGGCCGAGGCCGCCTGCAGGGCGGCCGTCAGCGCGGCCTGTGTCTTGGTGGTGGGGTTGAACGAGTCCACATTCACCTTCCTATGTGATGTCCGCGTGGTTGTCGGTCAGGCCCGGACGGGCTGCCGTCCGGACGCTTCTGCTGAATTCAACGCGGTAGGAGTTGAGTCTGTTCCGCTCAAGTTTGACATATTTCCGGATTCCGCGCCGGAATGTGGCCAACGCTACGCGCTGCCCACGGAACTGAGGTCC
Encoded here:
- a CDS encoding DUF5666 domain-containing protein — its product is MTNPSDPWAQRPDSPDTPTEKIGASGGDPGETPTHTTEYSEAYGRGQDPYESTKPYGHPGPYEHTTPYEHGPGDPTAVSGAPTGYPVYQGQFFEQPPGPNPTRELPPYDSQWGAYESGYGPSTGYPVYGAPGTGPGAPGPGAPREPTGPTGLPVEPPRRRTGLWILLTAAVFVLVVLGGIAAGLLLAGNNDSSSTEAATGGPVPTRIPVVPPQPSGGAQPSLPELPGLGGIDGLGATMGTVSSNDGSTIVLQSLLGDTVTVHTDADTQVIASGSGTVADLHSGDMVVVQGDKGQDGSIMAKIIIGTQLPR
- the clpB gene encoding ATP-dependent chaperone ClpB, whose translation is MDSFNPTTKTQAALTAALQAASAAGNPEIRPAHLLVALLDQTDGIAAPLLKAVAVDPAVVRREAQDIVDRLPRATGATTQPQLGREALAAITAAQRLATELGDEYVSTEHVVVGLAEGDSDISQLLLKYGATADALREAFTTVRGNTRVTSADPEGTYQALEKYSTDLTAAAREGKLDPVIGRDTEIRRVVQVLSRRTKNNPVLIGEPGVGKTAIVEGLAQRIIAGDVPESLRGKTLVSLDLGAMVAGAKYRGEFEERLKAVLEEIKSSAGQIITFIDELHTIVGAGATGESAMDAGNMIKPMLARGELRLVGATTLDEYRQHIEKDAALERRFQQVLVGEPSVEDTIGILRGLKERYEVHHGVRITDSALVAAATLSDRYITSRFLPDKAIDLVDESASRLRMEIDSRPVEIDEVERAVRRLEIEEVALAKETDDASKQRLEKLRQELADDREKLNQLMARWQNEKQAIDSVRVVKEELESLRGESERAERDGDLGKAAELRYGRIPQLEKQLAEAEKNAGKTGGSVEDEVMLKEEVGPDDIAEVVSAWTGIPVGRMLEGETQKLLRMESELGRRVVGQTEAVTAVSDAVRRARAGVADPNRPTGSFMFVGPTGVGKTELAKALADFLFDDERAMIRIDMSEYSEKHAVARLVGAPPGYVGYDQGGQLTEAVRRRPYTVVLFDEIEKAHPDVFDILLQVLDEGRLTDGQGRTVDFRNTILILTSNLGAGADKEHVMNAVRSAFKPEFLNRLDDVVMFAPLNEEQLENIVDIQLAQLQKRLSQRRLKLDVSDSARFWLAVRGYDPVYGARPLRRLIQQAIGDSLAKELLAGEVTDGDLVKVNVAPDGDGLIVGR